CAGTGTCATCGccatcgtcatcctcctccaGCAGGTCCTCTTGAAAGTGGGCCGCCGGCGATGGAGCGCGGCGGCGTACAGGAGGAGTGTTGACGACGAATTCAGATTCGTCGTAGTCGGAGTCGTCGCTGTCGCTGATTTCGGAGTCCATATCGGACGCATCCTCCGGGTCCCAGTCCTCCTCGGGCTCTTCGACCACCGTCGAAGCCCATTGAATGTGGGGACGAGAAGAagtagaagaagaggaagccTTGGTGGCTCCGCTGACAGTGTGGTTGAACCAGCGTTCTTGTTCACGCTCAGCATCGGCGAGGTCGAACATCAGCGAGTCGAGGAGGTTTGCGTGGCCAACGAGCAGGCGCAGGTCGTGGTCTGCCCGGGAAGCTTCACGAGTGAGCTTCTTCCGGGCGGTGTGGGCGAGGTAGTATGTTTGAGTGATActcattttcttttgttgGCGGCGACGGAGGAGAGAATTGAAGTAGGGGGAGGAGTTGGGGGTATTAGAGGTTATGGACGAAGAGTCCATGGTGGGCCAGACGAGCTTTTTGAGGGATAATTGGGTATGACTCTTTGGTGGTGACTCAATTAGGCGTCATCCAGTCACAGTGGATCTTCGTGGGGCGGTGTGATGGAAGGGAGAAGGGATAGGGGAGTAGATCAATTTCGTGATGCATGAAAGTATACTATGATAGATCAGGATTTTCTTCCAGGGGGACAAGATCGATAGTGTAACCGAGTTAAAAGTAGATCTTGGAAATATCCGAAACACCTTCCAGGACAAGAGGTTTATATTTAATCTGACAAGGCAggcttccttttttttttttttttggtctttttaGTCAGATCCACCCGAAACGGACTTTACGGATGAGAGATCCACcggaaataaaaaaaattggagaaAGGGTAGACGCCGAGCCCCGAATTGTGAATAATGCATTCACTTTCAAGGTTCTTATTTTCTAATAAATCTTCACCGCTACGTTACACGTTGTACTTAGACACTTAGATGAAGAGTGCAAatcctactccgtacagtcttttcaagtcaaagatcttccaaaaaaaaaaattttagGGTAATTCTAGTGAGTCACTTACCTACAGCGGCGCCCGGATGACCAATCCGCCGTGCCGTGGTCCGTATCGGAGGATAAAAAACCGatcggagtacggagcatcGGTCGCACCTTAAGCCGTCCAAATCAGTTTAATTTTTTGCCTTAATTCCTTAATTCCTTTTTCCGTTCTTTCCTTTCCTGGTTAGTTTAATTACCGATACAGTCTTTAAGGTTCCCCATCGAACCTTGGAACTCAGGGTTTGGATTACATAGCAGTTCGATTTCCAATCACAGTATCCATAGGTACCGAATCACATCAACAAGATAGATGTGTCTTTGGAGCTGACAATTGCTTTGACCACATTTCGACGTGTCAGGATCCTACCATGGTATGTATATATAGGTTGACAAATATCCAGCGAGTTAGTATGTCAGCATGGAAGCTGTTGAATCTTGGAAGCCAAGCCACCTTGGTCCGCATGCGCATTCTGTATTATGCAACGCTACTAGTACCCCTCGCCTTTTATCTCCCTAGACAAGTATGACCAGTGTACAGCCTTGGCAGCATTGACACACTAGTATTCCCCAGGAATTCGAGATTGACCAGGATCCCATGTGTGAGCAGGCTATGCGGTGGGGAATGCCCAAGAAGGTACCTACTGGTGGTGCGCACAGATCCTCATGAGGCCATGAGGCAGCACAATTTCAGTACCACCCCCAGAACGATTTGCGCGCGGTTCTACAGCGTTGCCTATGGACGTACAAAGTAGGTTGTACGTTTTGCATTCCAAATGTGACACACAATGTGGCATTGGAGGATCTCATTGGTCCCCAAATGAACTCTGCTCAAAGTAGTGAAAGAAGCCTGACACTGCGCCTTGCAAGGAGGGGGCTAGATCAAGTGCTTCTCGTTTCATGTTACAGGTAAAATGTCCTCCAAGGGCCTGTTTTTCAGATGTCTTGGACCTTGATCTTGGCAAATTAGGTAATGCCCACGC
Above is a genomic segment from Penicillium digitatum chromosome 3, complete sequence containing:
- a CDS encoding MFS transporter, sugar porter (SP) family protein; the protein is MDSSSITSNTPNSSPYFNSLLRRRQQKKMSITQTYYLAHTARKKLTREASRADHDLRLLVGHANLLDSLMFDLADAEREQERWFNHTVSGATKASSSSTSSRPHIQWASTVVEEPEEDWDPEDASDMDSEISDSDDSDYDESEFVVNTPPVRRRAPSPAAHFQEDLLEEDDDGDDTDSDFEYDDSEDLDELSLTRSPSRQSPPELADSDGESEDEATPPSPPQPTLEIFDKKEPATTAIALAGSDQPHLFEQGYFGTQEQTMIEAY